From the genome of Acetomicrobium thermoterrenum DSM 13490, one region includes:
- the mazG gene encoding nucleoside triphosphate pyrophosphohydrolase, which yields MGPKRHIGGSFEELVEIMKKLRAPGGCPWDRKQTLEMLKEYVIEESYELIDAIDSRDVKNICEECGDLLLQIVFIAQIAAENDWFDVQEIIESLCDKLKRRHPHVFGDLKVRDSEEVRRNWDMIKLQERESKKEEPSRLTGIPRSMPALLRAYAIQERAAKVGFDWEKGNLDPIWAKLDEEIRELRKALDEGDAGEVKEEIGDLLFAVVNLSRHIGVNPEEALQGANEKFSARFRFIEKSVEGKGRSFDEYSLDELETLWQSAKKAQRTKGRLIFDGQ from the coding sequence ATGGGACCGAAGCGCCATATAGGCGGAAGTTTCGAGGAGCTTGTCGAGATTATGAAAAAATTGCGGGCGCCGGGAGGTTGTCCTTGGGATAGAAAGCAGACTCTTGAGATGTTGAAGGAGTACGTTATCGAAGAAAGCTACGAATTGATCGATGCCATCGACTCGAGAGACGTAAAAAACATCTGTGAGGAATGCGGAGATCTTCTCCTACAGATTGTTTTCATCGCTCAGATAGCTGCTGAAAACGACTGGTTCGACGTTCAGGAAATAATAGAATCGCTCTGCGACAAATTAAAACGAAGACACCCTCATGTATTCGGAGATCTCAAGGTTCGAGATAGCGAAGAGGTGAGACGGAATTGGGATATGATAAAATTGCAGGAGCGGGAGTCGAAAAAAGAGGAGCCCTCTCGACTTACGGGTATTCCCAGATCAATGCCAGCGCTTCTAAGAGCATATGCTATTCAAGAGCGAGCTGCGAAGGTGGGTTTTGACTGGGAGAAGGGTAATTTGGATCCCATTTGGGCTAAATTAGACGAAGAGATTCGTGAGCTTCGAAAGGCTTTAGACGAGGGCGATGCGGGAGAGGTGAAGGAAGAGATTGGAGATTTGCTCTTTGCCGTGGTTAATTTATCAAGACACATTGGAGTGAATCCCGAAGAGGCCCTTCAAGGGGCAAATGAAAAATTTTCCGCCAGGTTTAGGTTTATCGAGAAATCTGTGGAGGGAAAGGGAAGAAGTTTTGATGAATATTCGCTGGACGAACTGGAAACGCTTTGGCAGTCTGCGAAAAAAGCACAAAGGACCAAGGGGAGGCTAATTTTTGATGGACAATAA
- a CDS encoding NifU family protein → MTQVQKNITDVLEKDIRPALVSHGGDIEFVGYNETEKKVMVRLTGACGGCPFARETLRFQVENVLKDRLPDIVASVENVQ, encoded by the coding sequence ATGACTCAAGTGCAAAAGAACATAACAGATGTTTTAGAGAAAGATATTAGACCGGCTCTGGTGTCTCACGGAGGGGACATAGAATTCGTAGGCTACAATGAAACCGAAAAGAAGGTCATGGTACGGCTCACGGGGGCTTGTGGAGGATGCCCCTTTGCCAGAGAGACTTTGAGATTTCAGGTTGAGAACGTCTTGAAAGATCGCCTTCCGGACATCGTGGCGTCCGTAGAAAACGTTCAATAA
- a CDS encoding 50S ribosomal protein L25, which produces MAVENIDIRLEYRENMGKNKSKQLRNEGYLPAVFYGPDYKEAVPVKVSVDEILPHIQSSHWKTLMFNVIFPDGKKEMAMIRDYQRDPISRQVLHIDFYQLVKGHRVLVAVPIVLINRESCLGVKKGGVLIQSLHELEMEVLPTEMPDEIHVDIAGLDIGDSLRISDINLPESALVSVDLEDTVVQIVEAVEEEVEAAEEVEREVEVIGKKPTAEEEEE; this is translated from the coding sequence ATGGCGGTTGAAAACATTGATATAAGGTTGGAATATAGGGAAAATATGGGAAAGAACAAATCAAAACAGCTACGAAATGAAGGGTATTTGCCTGCAGTCTTTTATGGTCCGGATTATAAAGAAGCAGTTCCGGTCAAGGTGTCCGTCGATGAGATTTTGCCACACATACAGTCTTCCCATTGGAAGACCTTAATGTTTAACGTAATTTTCCCCGACGGCAAGAAAGAGATGGCGATGATAAGGGACTACCAAAGAGATCCTATAAGCAGGCAGGTCCTTCACATCGACTTCTATCAACTTGTAAAAGGACACAGAGTATTGGTAGCTGTTCCTATAGTCCTTATAAACAGGGAATCCTGTCTGGGCGTCAAGAAGGGTGGAGTTTTGATTCAATCTCTTCACGAATTAGAGATGGAAGTTCTTCCTACGGAAATGCCCGATGAGATACATGTAGACATAGCTGGACTCGATATAGGAGACAGCCTTCGAATATCCGATATCAACTTGCCGGAAAGCGCTTTAGTATCGGTCGATCTTGAAGACACTGTCGTTCAAATCGTTGAAGCAGTCGAAGAAGAAGTAGAAGCAGCTGAGGAAGTTGAAAGGGAAGTCGAAGTAATAGGCAAAAAGCCCACCGCAGAAGAAGAGGAGGAATAA
- a CDS encoding pyruvate carboxylase subunit B yields MDNNDVNLSGIDIFGESIKGQKGEKKKVLVTETVLRDAHQSLMATRMRTEDMLSVAAKMDEIGYYSFEMWGGATFDAAMRFLNEDPWERLRALRRVVKKTKLQMLLRGQNIVGYKHYPDDVVREFVKRAVGNGLDIIRVFDALNDLRNMEVAADQVKKEGAHLQLSICYTISPVHTLESFAQLAQEMKAMGADSICIKDMAGLLSPVAAYRLVKAIKEKCDLPVQVHTHYTSGMGSMAYLAAILAGADVVDCAISPFSMGTSQPPTESLVASLKDSIYDTGIELQDLVPIANHFKEVRKKNEDLIVGLTGVDINVLIYQIPGGMYSNLVSQLKEQNALDKLDSVLKEVPKVRREMGYPPLVTPTSQIVGTQATLNVLVGKRWHMVPNEVKMYFLGYYGKPPASVDPEVAKKVIGEEKPITCRPGEILPPGLEEARKAVESWILQPEDVLSYALFPNVAKDFLIRKFARTLKRDVGFEEIVEGVAYPV; encoded by the coding sequence ATGGACAATAATGATGTTAACCTGAGCGGCATTGACATATTTGGGGAGTCCATAAAGGGACAAAAGGGCGAAAAAAAGAAGGTATTAGTTACCGAGACCGTTTTAAGAGATGCCCATCAGTCCTTAATGGCAACCAGGATGCGGACGGAAGATATGCTATCCGTGGCTGCCAAGATGGATGAGATTGGATATTACTCCTTCGAAATGTGGGGAGGGGCCACTTTTGATGCGGCCATGCGTTTCTTGAACGAAGACCCCTGGGAGCGCTTGAGGGCGCTCAGACGGGTAGTTAAAAAAACTAAACTTCAAATGTTGTTGCGTGGCCAAAATATAGTGGGATATAAACACTATCCTGACGATGTGGTGCGAGAATTTGTGAAGAGGGCTGTCGGTAATGGGCTGGATATCATAAGAGTTTTCGATGCCTTGAATGATCTTAGAAACATGGAAGTTGCAGCAGATCAGGTGAAGAAAGAGGGCGCTCATTTGCAGCTTTCTATTTGCTATACTATTTCGCCGGTCCATACATTGGAGTCCTTTGCACAGCTTGCACAAGAAATGAAAGCGATGGGTGCGGATTCCATATGTATAAAGGACATGGCTGGGCTGTTGTCGCCAGTTGCTGCCTATCGCCTGGTGAAAGCCATAAAAGAAAAGTGCGATCTGCCTGTACAAGTCCATACTCATTACACCAGCGGAATGGGATCCATGGCGTATCTTGCTGCGATTTTGGCAGGGGCTGACGTAGTCGATTGTGCTATTTCGCCTTTTTCCATGGGCACAAGCCAGCCTCCGACCGAATCCCTTGTGGCTTCTTTGAAGGATTCCATCTACGATACCGGAATAGAACTTCAGGATCTCGTGCCTATAGCCAATCACTTCAAAGAGGTAAGAAAGAAAAACGAAGACTTAATCGTAGGCTTGACCGGAGTGGACATTAATGTCCTGATCTACCAAATTCCAGGGGGTATGTATTCGAACCTGGTAAGCCAGCTCAAGGAACAGAATGCTTTGGATAAACTCGATTCAGTTCTGAAGGAAGTTCCAAAGGTTCGTCGGGAAATGGGATATCCTCCTCTGGTTACCCCTACAAGTCAGATCGTCGGAACTCAAGCCACGCTGAACGTGTTGGTAGGAAAAAGGTGGCATATGGTTCCAAATGAAGTTAAAATGTACTTCCTGGGCTACTATGGCAAGCCCCCTGCATCGGTTGACCCTGAAGTGGCGAAGAAGGTCATTGGCGAAGAAAAGCCCATAACATGCAGACCTGGCGAGATTTTGCCGCCCGGTTTGGAGGAAGCCCGCAAGGCCGTAGAATCATGGATACTGCAACCGGAAGACGTTTTGAGCTATGCCTTATTTCCAAACGTGGCCAAGGATTTTCTGATTAGAAAATTCGCTAGGACCTTAAAAAGGGATGTAGGGTTTGAGGAAATTGTCGAAGGAGTAGCCTACCCTGTATAG
- a CDS encoding ribose-phosphate diphosphokinase, producing the protein MVFKDRELKIFAGQSHPDFARKVCENLHISLAASKIYRFSDGEIGISIEESVRGADVYVIQSTCYPSNENLMELLIFLDALRRASAYQINVVVPYFGYARQDRKTRGREPITAKLIANLLEKAGADRVVSADLHAGQIQGFFDIPVDHLTAVPLLASYFQEKLKDEIEAGKVVVVSPDIGGVVRARRFTEPLHTDLAIVDKRRSYDIANHCEVMEIIGHVDGKVAILVDDMIDTGGTIVKAAEALMERGAKKVYAAATHAVLSGPAIERLKDSPIEEVVLTDTIPLSKEKTLDKITVLSIAPLFAEAISRIHSNDSVSILFR; encoded by the coding sequence ATGGTCTTTAAGGATAGGGAGCTCAAAATTTTTGCGGGGCAATCTCATCCGGACTTTGCCAGGAAGGTGTGCGAAAACCTCCATATATCTTTGGCGGCTTCCAAGATTTATAGGTTTTCCGACGGCGAAATAGGCATATCTATAGAGGAAAGCGTTCGAGGCGCCGATGTGTATGTTATACAATCGACATGCTACCCCTCGAACGAAAACTTGATGGAGTTGTTGATATTTTTGGATGCCTTGAGAAGGGCATCTGCTTATCAGATCAACGTAGTGGTTCCTTACTTTGGTTATGCAAGGCAAGATAGAAAGACACGAGGCAGGGAGCCGATCACAGCAAAGTTGATAGCGAATTTGCTGGAGAAAGCCGGAGCCGACAGGGTAGTATCGGCAGATCTTCATGCCGGACAAATTCAGGGCTTTTTCGACATTCCCGTAGATCATCTCACGGCCGTTCCGTTGTTGGCATCCTATTTCCAGGAGAAGCTGAAGGATGAAATAGAAGCGGGGAAAGTAGTTGTCGTATCTCCCGACATAGGCGGAGTGGTGAGAGCGCGGCGTTTCACAGAGCCCTTGCATACTGATCTTGCCATTGTTGACAAGAGGAGATCCTATGACATAGCCAATCATTGCGAAGTAATGGAGATAATAGGACACGTCGACGGCAAAGTGGCCATCTTGGTGGACGATATGATAGACACCGGCGGCACTATTGTAAAAGCAGCCGAGGCATTGATGGAAAGGGGAGCTAAAAAGGTCTATGCGGCTGCAACCCATGCCGTTTTGTCCGGCCCGGCCATAGAGAGGCTCAAGGATTCGCCAATAGAAGAAGTGGTTTTAACCGATACCATCCCGTTGTCCAAAGAAAAGACATTGGATAAAATCACTGTGTTGTCCATTGCTCCACTTTTTGCTGAGGCTATAAGTAGGATACATTCAAATGATTCGGTGAGCATACTCTTTCGATAG
- the glmU gene encoding bifunctional UDP-N-acetylglucosamine diphosphorylase/glucosamine-1-phosphate N-acetyltransferase GlmU has protein sequence MNFTWGALILAAGKGTRMKSVTAKVMQPILNEPMLLYPLNALKGCQQVATAVVVGYGKEGVIAYLKRDWPHIATIEQKQQKGTGDAVKVSSSFWENYDNLLVLPGDVPLITSDTIDLLMRRHLEKGSALSFISFQASNAVGYGRVVRAGGVVRIVEEKDATKEELKISEVNSGVYAFSTDALKRHIKSLECKNAQGEYYLTDLVEIFQSAGERVEVVLGEREEEFLGVNDPFQLARTTALLRESILARWMERGVKCVDPSTVWIGPNVLFEGEAFISPNVQIYGRTVVGDRCNIGSFSIIRDCRLESQVHINSHVIIENSSIGREAVVGPFAYLRDGAELMAQAFAGKFVEIKKSKIGARSKVPHLSYIGDAIIGEDTNIGAGTITCNYDGIRKHPTIIGDRCFVGSDTMLVAPVELDDDVTTGAGSVITDNVPKGALALARARQRNILGWKRKK, from the coding sequence ATGAATTTTACTTGGGGAGCTTTAATTCTTGCCGCCGGCAAGGGCACAAGAATGAAAAGCGTTACCGCGAAAGTGATGCAACCCATTTTGAACGAGCCCATGCTTTTATATCCTCTAAATGCTTTAAAGGGGTGTCAGCAAGTTGCTACTGCAGTAGTAGTAGGATATGGAAAAGAAGGAGTAATAGCTTATCTCAAAAGAGATTGGCCCCATATCGCTACGATCGAGCAAAAGCAGCAAAAAGGTACAGGAGATGCGGTTAAGGTTAGTTCTTCTTTCTGGGAAAATTACGACAATTTATTGGTCCTGCCCGGCGATGTTCCCCTTATTACCAGCGATACCATCGACTTGTTGATGAGACGGCATTTGGAGAAAGGTTCGGCGTTGAGCTTTATCAGTTTTCAGGCGTCCAATGCGGTTGGATACGGTAGGGTCGTTAGAGCCGGCGGCGTTGTTCGAATCGTCGAAGAAAAAGATGCAACCAAAGAAGAATTGAAGATCTCTGAGGTCAACAGCGGCGTCTATGCCTTTTCAACAGATGCCCTTAAACGTCATATTAAAAGTTTGGAATGTAAAAATGCACAGGGAGAGTACTATTTAACTGATCTGGTGGAAATCTTTCAGAGTGCTGGGGAACGTGTTGAAGTGGTGCTCGGAGAGAGAGAAGAAGAGTTTTTGGGAGTCAACGATCCCTTTCAATTGGCACGAACAACCGCTTTGCTAAGGGAATCGATACTTGCTCGGTGGATGGAAAGGGGTGTCAAATGCGTTGATCCCTCAACTGTTTGGATTGGTCCTAACGTACTATTTGAAGGAGAAGCTTTTATTTCTCCAAATGTCCAGATATATGGCAGGACCGTCGTTGGAGATCGTTGCAACATAGGCAGTTTCTCGATAATAAGGGATTGCAGGCTTGAAAGTCAGGTTCACATAAACTCCCACGTGATAATTGAAAATTCTTCAATCGGACGTGAAGCCGTCGTAGGTCCCTTTGCCTATTTAAGGGACGGAGCGGAATTGATGGCACAAGCCTTTGCAGGGAAATTCGTCGAAATAAAGAAGTCAAAAATAGGGGCGAGGAGCAAAGTTCCTCATTTATCGTACATAGGAGATGCTATTATTGGAGAGGACACCAACATCGGTGCCGGCACTATAACATGTAATTACGACGGAATTAGAAAACATCCGACGATAATAGGCGATCGCTGTTTCGTCGGCAGTGATACGATGTTGGTCGCGCCAGTCGAGCTCGATGACGATGTCACTACAGGAGCCGGTTCCGTAATTACCGATAATGTCCCCAAAGGAGCCTTAGCCTTGGCAAGAGCGCGGCAGCGGAACATATTGGGGTGGAAACGGAAAAAATAA
- the mfd gene encoding transcription-repair coupling factor: MHELQIYIEKVWDVDLENWIRGDTLCLQTKGAARPWVLRDCKFKSIAIFPDNSQALDFYFDWKALFGEREIVYLPELPLTADQVGQSALWVSRGELYRKWRHGEGNKLLISTPGALMTPLSFADDSFNIAVGEAIGRDNLCRWLQNSGYEQVDLVWAPGHFALRGNLLDLFDPLYRYPIRVEFFDDEVESIRAFDGETQKSIAHHDEIEIHRIYGSKLSFPFETIPEGCRVILFDPKELESQGDIYSWLWDKLCDDDKSLPSIQSWREIYKILGRLPKIRIDSSPEGAAYRFDILNEPYFKGKLEEANAYLLKWKEEGYRVSLYADMEHLADWARSRDIEFIPRPISSGFLDIKGKKVALSQSSIMGIDRSNVLDFSYRPPSDWEETLEVGQHVVHEDYGIAIFKGVTSTDTGEGEREYLILEYGDKKRLLVPIYQLYKIAPYEGIYGVEPQLDRLDRKSWKKNLQKAKEKAQEVAADLLSLYALRELKKGFPFPKDGDMSRHFEKTFPYKETSDQLKAIEEIKRDMEKPVPMDRVLVGDVGFGKTEVALRAAIKAVEGGKQVAVLVPTTLLAEQHYENFIARIGDMPIRVEQLSRFEGQAKQRLILEDTKKGLVDILIGTHRILQRDVQFKDLGLVIIDEEHRFGVKQKELLKKMRAEVDVLSISATPIPRTLYMALSGIRDISLLNTPPKERQPVITVVGPWRDSLVREAIVREISRGGQVFFVYDRIKGIEKRAQSLKKLVPEAKVGIIHGQLPKNALERTMIKFLRGDINVLVCTTIVESGLDIARANTLIVDNAHMFGLSQLHQLRGRVGRRSRQAFAYMLYPSDKVLTQEAMQRLEAISECNQLGGGYMLALRDLEIRGGGNLLGIEQHGHVEKVGFQLYYKLIEDAMKNLKGEGTEALSMDIKIPIGIPEHYIPQASLRLALYRRLLRDLNFEDIEEINREIVDRFGSFPEEIELLLNITRLRAGLPGLMVREIAADAKEIYLKGAREGLSALVGGRPGWIITDSVAKGPGGPKGIKELVRYMMDALKRCEGAVEEWDRSAI, from the coding sequence ATGCATGAATTGCAGATATACATTGAAAAGGTTTGGGATGTCGACCTCGAAAATTGGATAAGGGGAGACACCCTTTGTCTCCAAACGAAGGGAGCCGCAAGGCCCTGGGTTTTGAGAGATTGTAAATTTAAAAGCATAGCTATATTTCCCGACAATTCGCAGGCACTGGACTTTTATTTTGATTGGAAGGCATTGTTCGGAGAAAGGGAAATAGTCTATTTGCCGGAGTTGCCCTTGACGGCAGATCAGGTGGGGCAATCCGCATTGTGGGTTAGCAGAGGAGAGCTTTATAGAAAGTGGCGTCATGGCGAGGGTAATAAGCTTTTAATATCGACACCGGGAGCCCTTATGACGCCCCTTTCTTTTGCCGACGACAGCTTCAACATAGCTGTTGGAGAAGCCATCGGCAGAGACAATCTATGCCGATGGCTTCAAAACAGCGGCTATGAACAGGTCGATCTGGTGTGGGCGCCTGGCCATTTTGCCCTTAGAGGAAATTTATTGGACCTCTTTGACCCGCTTTACAGATATCCCATCAGGGTGGAATTCTTTGACGACGAAGTGGAGAGCATCAGAGCTTTTGACGGCGAGACTCAAAAAAGCATCGCCCATCATGATGAGATAGAAATTCATAGAATTTACGGCAGTAAATTGTCCTTTCCTTTCGAGACGATCCCTGAGGGTTGCCGCGTAATACTTTTCGACCCAAAGGAGCTCGAGTCGCAGGGAGACATATATAGTTGGCTTTGGGATAAGTTATGCGACGATGATAAGTCTTTGCCTTCCATACAGAGTTGGAGAGAGATTTATAAAATCCTCGGAAGGTTGCCCAAGATAAGAATCGATTCATCGCCGGAAGGTGCAGCATATAGGTTCGATATATTGAACGAGCCTTATTTTAAAGGAAAATTAGAAGAGGCCAATGCTTATCTGCTCAAGTGGAAAGAAGAGGGTTACAGAGTTAGCCTCTACGCTGATATGGAGCATTTGGCCGATTGGGCGCGGAGTCGGGATATCGAATTCATACCTAGGCCCATTAGCAGTGGTTTTCTGGATATAAAGGGCAAAAAGGTCGCACTGTCCCAATCTTCGATTATGGGGATCGACAGGTCAAATGTTTTGGATTTCTCCTATCGCCCTCCGTCGGATTGGGAGGAAACTTTAGAGGTCGGCCAGCACGTGGTACACGAGGATTACGGGATAGCCATTTTCAAAGGAGTTACCTCTACGGATACTGGAGAAGGCGAAAGGGAATATCTGATTTTAGAGTACGGCGATAAAAAAAGACTATTAGTGCCGATATATCAGCTGTACAAAATTGCCCCTTACGAAGGAATATACGGAGTTGAACCTCAGCTTGATCGTCTTGACAGGAAGTCGTGGAAAAAGAACCTCCAAAAAGCGAAAGAAAAGGCTCAAGAGGTTGCAGCGGATCTGTTATCGCTCTATGCATTGAGGGAATTGAAAAAGGGATTTCCCTTTCCCAAAGACGGAGATATGTCGCGTCATTTTGAAAAGACCTTCCCCTATAAAGAGACCTCTGACCAGTTGAAGGCGATTGAAGAGATCAAGAGGGATATGGAAAAGCCGGTTCCCATGGACAGAGTCCTGGTGGGAGATGTCGGTTTCGGCAAGACGGAAGTGGCATTACGCGCTGCAATAAAGGCCGTAGAGGGAGGAAAACAGGTTGCGGTATTGGTTCCCACTACTCTTCTTGCAGAACAACATTACGAAAATTTCATTGCCAGAATAGGTGACATGCCGATCAGGGTGGAACAGCTTTCGCGCTTCGAAGGGCAGGCAAAACAGCGCCTTATATTGGAGGATACGAAAAAGGGACTTGTGGATATACTGATAGGTACCCATCGAATATTGCAGAGGGATGTTCAATTTAAAGATTTGGGTCTGGTCATTATAGACGAGGAGCACCGGTTTGGGGTGAAACAAAAGGAACTTTTAAAAAAGATGAGAGCCGAGGTAGATGTACTTTCCATATCGGCTACGCCGATACCCAGAACACTTTATATGGCACTGTCCGGGATTAGGGACATATCTCTTCTGAACACCCCTCCCAAGGAAAGACAGCCCGTTATAACTGTAGTCGGGCCGTGGAGGGATAGCCTTGTGAGAGAAGCCATCGTAAGGGAGATATCTCGAGGCGGTCAAGTATTTTTTGTATATGATCGAATTAAAGGGATAGAGAAAAGGGCGCAGAGCTTAAAGAAGCTCGTTCCCGAGGCAAAAGTAGGAATTATTCATGGCCAGCTCCCCAAAAACGCTCTCGAAAGGACGATGATTAAATTTTTAAGGGGAGACATCAACGTCCTCGTCTGCACCACTATTGTCGAAAGCGGCCTCGATATAGCTAGGGCTAACACTCTTATTGTGGATAATGCGCACATGTTTGGGCTTTCTCAACTTCATCAGCTACGCGGAAGGGTAGGCAGAAGGAGCAGACAAGCTTTTGCATATATGTTGTATCCTAGTGATAAAGTGTTAACACAAGAGGCGATGCAGAGACTTGAGGCCATTTCGGAATGCAATCAGTTGGGCGGAGGATATATGTTGGCCTTGAGGGATCTGGAAATTAGGGGCGGAGGTAACCTCTTGGGCATAGAACAACATGGGCACGTTGAAAAAGTTGGTTTTCAACTCTACTATAAATTGATCGAAGATGCTATGAAGAATTTGAAGGGAGAAGGAACCGAGGCTCTTTCTATGGATATAAAGATTCCCATAGGCATTCCAGAGCACTACATTCCCCAGGCAAGCTTGAGATTAGCTTTGTACAGAAGGTTGCTCAGGGATTTGAATTTTGAAGATATTGAGGAAATTAATCGGGAAATTGTCGATAGATTCGGATCTTTTCCTGAAGAAATTGAGTTGCTGTTGAATATAACAAGACTGAGAGCGGGATTGCCCGGTCTTATGGTTCGTGAGATTGCGGCGGATGCGAAGGAGATATATTTGAAGGGCGCAAGAGAGGGTCTTTCCGCACTGGTCGGAGGAAGGCCGGGTTGGATAATCACCGACTCTGTTGCCAAGGGCCCCGGTGGGCCAAAGGGAATAAAGGAATTGGTCCGATATATGATGGATGCCTTGAAACGATGCGAGGGGGCGGTTGAAGAATGGGACCGAAGCGCCATATAG
- the galU gene encoding UTP--glucose-1-phosphate uridylyltransferase GalU — protein MSGVRKCIFPVAGLGTRFLPVTKEIPKEMLPLIDRPIIHYGVDEAVASGCSQIIFITGRGKRALEDYFDRSYELEQLLKERNKEDLYRLITSISTLADFAYVRQPEPLGLGHAILCAEPFCNEPFGVILTDDVMISDKPVLKQLIDVREKFGGSVIALERVPHEETERYGIVDATPYSDNVYRINDLVEKPKKEKAPSDFAIMGRYVLSPSIFSHIRNISMGEGGEYQLTDALKSLAQEEPIWGVVYEGERLDCGTKVSWFRSTIRRGLQDPELKDVALEILRDENIIK, from the coding sequence ATGTCTGGCGTTCGAAAGTGCATCTTCCCCGTGGCCGGTCTCGGAACTCGTTTTTTGCCTGTTACCAAGGAAATACCGAAAGAAATGTTGCCTTTAATCGATAGACCCATTATTCATTACGGTGTGGATGAGGCTGTAGCATCGGGATGTAGTCAAATTATATTTATAACCGGAAGAGGCAAGAGGGCACTAGAGGATTATTTCGACAGATCCTACGAATTGGAACAACTTTTGAAGGAACGTAACAAGGAAGATTTGTACCGTTTAATCACGTCTATAAGCACCCTTGCGGACTTTGCCTATGTAAGACAGCCTGAACCCCTTGGATTGGGGCATGCTATACTCTGTGCCGAACCCTTTTGCAACGAACCCTTCGGGGTTATTTTGACTGATGATGTCATGATCTCCGATAAACCGGTCCTTAAACAGCTCATCGATGTGCGGGAGAAATTTGGAGGCTCGGTGATCGCACTTGAAAGAGTGCCTCACGAAGAAACGGAAAGGTACGGCATTGTAGATGCTACCCCCTATTCGGACAACGTTTATCGGATAAATGACTTGGTTGAAAAGCCAAAGAAAGAAAAGGCGCCCAGCGATTTTGCCATAATGGGAAGGTATGTTCTGTCTCCGTCTATTTTTTCCCATATAAGGAATATAAGTATGGGCGAAGGCGGCGAATATCAACTCACCGATGCCTTGAAAAGCTTGGCACAGGAGGAGCCAATCTGGGGAGTTGTTTACGAAGGAGAGCGTCTCGATTGCGGGACCAAGGTTTCCTGGTTCAGATCGACCATAAGAAGGGGACTTCAAGATCCCGAACTGAAAGACGTTGCCTTAGAAATATTAAGAGATGAAAATATCATTAAATGA
- a CDS encoding Fur family transcriptional regulator: protein MWNVDEILDKLKTRGYKLTGQRKAIVERLCGRKDHPTAEQLYKELKKDYPTISFATIYSTVQLLEEMGYLQILTIDEKKTHFDPTWAAHAHFFCQKCGRLEDIEMEQEEVDKLKNLSEYRTQSLQVYLYGLCPECNNR from the coding sequence ATGTGGAATGTCGATGAAATTTTGGATAAGTTAAAAACAAGGGGGTATAAATTGACAGGTCAGAGAAAGGCAATCGTGGAAAGGCTGTGCGGGCGCAAGGATCATCCAACGGCAGAACAGCTTTACAAAGAACTTAAAAAAGACTATCCGACCATATCCTTTGCTACCATATACAGTACCGTGCAGCTCTTGGAAGAAATGGGCTACCTGCAAATACTTACCATCGACGAGAAAAAAACCCATTTTGACCCAACGTGGGCAGCTCACGCTCACTTCTTCTGCCAAAAATGCGGCCGACTGGAAGACATCGAGATGGAACAGGAGGAAGTGGACAAACTCAAAAATTTGAGCGAATACAGAACCCAAAGCTTACAGGTCTATCTATATGGATTATGTCCAGAATGCAATAACAGGTAA
- the pth gene encoding aminoacyl-tRNA hydrolase yields MGVRLCVGLGNPGAKYGMTRHNVGWLAVDALLEKLNKFASFEYRCNGMMWGPFEVEGERVYLLKPLTFMNLSGRSVVQAKRELNLDNNNILIVYDDIWLPFGKLRLRAKGSAGGHNGMASVIGALGTLEIPRLRIGTGGEEPIEDLIGFVLSPFYEEEMKALPDVLERAAKAILAWVTMDIEHAISYVNSSL; encoded by the coding sequence GTGGGCGTACGACTCTGCGTCGGCCTTGGCAATCCTGGAGCAAAATATGGCATGACAAGGCACAACGTTGGATGGCTGGCCGTGGATGCCTTGTTGGAAAAATTAAATAAATTTGCCAGCTTCGAGTATCGGTGTAATGGCATGATGTGGGGACCCTTCGAGGTAGAGGGAGAAAGGGTCTACCTGTTAAAGCCGCTCACCTTTATGAATTTAAGTGGCCGTTCTGTAGTTCAGGCAAAAAGAGAGTTAAATTTAGATAATAATAATATATTGATAGTTTATGATGATATATGGTTGCCCTTTGGCAAATTAAGGCTGCGCGCCAAGGGCAGTGCAGGCGGTCATAATGGAATGGCTTCCGTTATAGGCGCGCTTGGCACATTGGAAATACCTAGGCTTAGAATAGGGACGGGGGGAGAGGAACCCATAGAGGATTTAATAGGTTTCGTCTTATCTCCCTTTTACGAAGAGGAAATGAAGGCTTTGCCCGATGTGCTAGAGAGAGCAGCAAAGGCAATTTTGGCCTGGGTTACAATGGATATAGAACATGCCATATCCTACGTAAACAGCAGCCTATAG